The following coding sequences lie in one Rutidosis leptorrhynchoides isolate AG116_Rl617_1_P2 chromosome 4, CSIRO_AGI_Rlap_v1, whole genome shotgun sequence genomic window:
- the LOC139840207 gene encoding uncharacterized protein — MVELGQTDTEVYAPKKSLQVWRTLLNWLAFFFQIFIQIIRATPNLINYSSYSSHSSPSFEPLPVIELSESVETPSSYAASTVHIPPAGPDYDRSQKLTVVLDLDETLVCAYETCSLPAIVRNQAIDAGLKWFELECISSDKECEGKPKVNYVTVFERPGLHEFLTELSTFADLVLFTAGLEGYAKPLVDKIDAENKFSRRLYRPSTSSTEFREHVKDLSCISTNFCRIVIVDNNPFSFLLQPVNGIPCIPFSAGQPHDDQLLEVLLPLLKQLSEQADVRPMLYEKFHMPEWFHKHGIPPSV; from the exons ATGGTGGAGCTAGGTCAAACAGATACAGAAGTATACGCACCAAAGAAAAGCTTACAAGTATGGCGAACGCTATTGAATTGGTTAGCTTTTTTCTTTCAGATCTTCATTCAGATCATTAGAGCTACTCCTAACTTAATCAATTATTCATCGTATTCATCGCATTCATCGCCGTCGTTTGAACCGTTGCCGGTCATTGAATTGTCGGAATCTGTTGAAACTCCGTCATCGTATGCTGCTTCTACCGTACATATTCCGCCTGCCGGTCCGGATTATGATCGTTCACAAAAACTCACC GTAGTTCTTGACTTGGATGAAACTTTGGTTTGTGCATATGAGACTTGTAGTTTGCCTGCCATTGTTCGTAATCAAGCTATAGATGCTGGGTTAAAGTGGTTTGAGTTAGAATGTATCTCATCAGATAAG GAATGTGAGGGCAAACCCAAGGTAAACTACGTGACGGTATTTGAACGTCCCGGATTGCATGAATTTCTAACTGAACTTAGTACATTTGCTGATCTTGTCCTCTTTACTGCTGGTCTTGAAG GCTACGCTAAACCACTTGTTGATAAAATAGATGCTGAAAACAAATTTAGTCGCAGACTTTATCGACCTTCAACAAGCTCCAC GGAATTCAGGGAACATGTGAAGGATCTTTCGTGTATATCAACTAACTTCTGCCGAATTGTTATTGTCGACAACAATCCATTCAGTTTCTTATTACAACCAGTCAATGGCATCCCCTGCATACCTTTTTCTGCTGGACAACCACACGATGATCAG CTTCTCGAGGTCCTTCTTCCTCTTTTAAAGCAACTTTCTGAGCAAGCCGATGTTCGACCCATGCTATATGAAAAGTTTCACATGCCTGAATGGTTTCATAAACACGGAATACCTCCTTCTGTGTAG